The following proteins are co-located in the Manihot esculenta cultivar AM560-2 chromosome 9, M.esculenta_v8, whole genome shotgun sequence genome:
- the LOC110623005 gene encoding probable receptor-like protein kinase At5g24010: MAKFIYHLLLIKFLYLLLLSSSAYTSATNYSINCGSESTVSLLDGRTFVGDKNSDSFSAGNGVSISSASVLLPAGTSPLYQTARIYRQPSYYELTIADNGTYLLRFHFLAFSSEGTNLSDALFSVSASKFLLLSNFSVKNTTHLPVIKEFFLTINADKFRIYFKPDTETSFAFVNALEVLILPQDIIKDEYAVAVPPLGTVNGTFLLSNAFQTLYRIDVGQDARISNDPFWRDWVGDDPYLIPGSSAKNCTFYYGKLNQAPGAVEDIAPDLVYRTCKEVSMDIGGASNFSNITWSFNVRKKAKLLVRLHFCDTFSVSPGTLKFDLYIYTKFKWVIDPSNVTAGTLAAPIFRDCVLESDDSGYVNFSIGPNVDSEKKDAFLHGLEIMEFLMTNTSMDSDHLLFGHPSNRLNLVIGLSVGGVGLISILIILFLFGLRRRRAKPVKALFLKDVVPPGRGRPHSWITSATVNSSPVPNLNLKLKMPFSDIIAATRDFDNELLIGEGGFGKVYKGTLPNGIKVAVKRSDSSHGQGLPEFQTEVTVLSKICHRHLVSLIGYCYEGSEMTLVYEFMEKGTLRDHLYTWKNNSKASSVLPKLTWKQRLEICIGAAKGLHYLHTGSDGGIIHRDVKSTNILLDEHYVAKVADFGLSQAGPPDPDHFRTGLIGSFGYLDPEYVRTLELTDKSDVYSFGVVLLEVLCARPPIVNSSRREEINLAEWAMLWQKKGQLEKIMDPSLAGEINPNSLRKFGEIAEKCLEVEGAKRPTMLDVCWDLEYALQLQQSAVPREPYEDSTTDVSSAFVMSYNSFSNEEGCLQIGDDDESDTKAMFS, translated from the coding sequence ATGGCAAAGTTTATTTACCATCTCCTTCTCATCAAGTtcctttatcttcttcttctttcatcATCTGCTTACACTTCAGCAACAAATTACTCCATAAACTGTGGATCAGAGTCCACCGTTAGTCTTCTTGATGGCCGGACTTTTGTTGGTGATAAAAATTCTGATTCTTTTTCTGCAGGAAATGGTGTTTCTATCAGCAGTGCTTCAGTATTATTACCTGCAGGTACTTCTCCTCTCTATCAAACCGCAAGAATTTACAGGCAGCCATCATATTATGAGCTCACAATCGCCGATAATGGCACATACTTGTTACGCTTTCATTTCCTCGCTTTCAGCTCCGAAGGGACTAATCTTTCTGATGCTTTATTCAGTGTTTCCGCTTCAAAATTCTTGCTCTTGTCAAATTTTAGTGTCAAGAACACTACTCATTTACCAGTAATCAAAGAGTTCTTTCTAACTATCAATGCAGACAAGTTCAGAATTTACTTCAAACCTGATACAGAGACTTCTTTTGCTTTCGTTAATGCCCTGGAAGTCCTTATTCTTCCTCAGGACATCATCAAGGATGAATATGCTGTTGCAGTCCCTCCCTTAGGAACCGTAAATGGTACTTTCCTGCTGTCCAATGCTTTTCAGACATTATATAGAATAGATGTTGGACAGGACGCTAGAATATCGAATGATCCCTTCTGGAGGGACTGGGTGGGTGATGATCCTTATCTAATTCCTGGGTCTTCTGCGAAAAACTGTACTTTTTATTATGGTAAGCTTAATCAGGCTCCTGGAGCGGTTGAAGACATTGCCCCTGATCTCGTGTACAGGACTTGCAAAGAAGTGAGCATGGATATTGGTGGGGCTTCAAATTTTTCTAACATAACTTGGAGTTTCAATGTGAGAAAGAAAGCTAAGCTTCTTGTCCGCCTTCACTTCTGCGACACATTCAGTGTTTCACCTGGTACTTTAAAGTTTGATCTATACATATATACAAAGTTTAAGTGGGTTATTGATCCTTCCAACGTTACTGCTGGTACTTTGGCAGCTCCAATTTTCAGGGATTGTGTCCTTGAATCTGATGATTCTGGATATGTGAATTTCAGTATAGGCCCTAACGTTGATTCTGAAAAGAAAGATGCCTTTCTACATGGATTGGAGATTATGGAGTTTCTGATGACAAATACAAGCATGGATTCAGACCATCTCCTATTCGGACATCCAAGCAATCGTCTCAATCTTGTAATTGGTTTGTCAGTTGGGGGTGTGGGTTTGATTTCCATTTTGATAATCTTGTTCCTATTTGGTCTGAGACGCAGGAGAGCTAAGCCTGTTAAAGCTTTGTTTCTGAAAGATGTCGTTCCTCCAGGGAGAGGGAGGCCTCACAGTTGGATAACTTCAGCAACTGTCAATTCCTCCCCTGTTCCAAATTTGAACCTCAAGTTAAAGATGCCTTTCTCTGATATAATTGCTGCTACCAGGGACTTTGACAACGAGTTGTTGATTGGTGAGGGTGGATTTGGCAAAGTTTATAAAGGAACTCTTCCCAATGGAATTAAGGTGGCTGTTAAACGAAGCGATTCAAGCCATGGCCAGGGTCTTCCAGAATTCCAGACTGAAGTTACAGTCCTATCCAAAATTTGCCACCGTCACCTTGTTTCCTTAATTGGGTACTGCTATGAAGGATCTGAGATGACGCTGGTTTATGAATTCATGGAAAAGGGGACTCTGAGAGACCACCTGTACACCTGGAAGAACAACTCAAAGGCTTCATCTGTACTACCAAAATTGACTTGGAAACAAAGGCTTGAAATCTGCATAGGTGCAGCTAAAGGTCTTCATTATCTTCACACAGGTTCTGATGGAGGAATCATTCACCGAGATGTTAAGTCAACAAACATCTTGCTAGATGAACATTATGTGGCAAAAGTTGCTGATTTTGGTCTTTCACAGGCAGGCCCACCTGATCCAGACCATTTCAGAACGGGTCTGATTGGAAGCTTTGGCTATCTTGATCCTGAATATGTGAGAACTCTTGAGTTAACTGATAAATCAGATGTCTACTCATTTGGTGTGGTACTGCTTGAAGTGCTTTGTGCTCGACCTCCTATAGTGAACTCATCCAGGAGGGAGGAAATAAACTTAGCTGAATGGGCGATGTTGTGGCAAAAGAAAGGGCAACTAGAAAAAATTATGGACCCTTCACTGGCTGGTGAGATTAATCCCAACTCACTGAGAAAGTTTGGTGAAATAGCTGAGAAGTGCTTGGAGGTTGAAGGAGCTAAGAGGCCTAcgatgcttgatgtgtgttgGGACTTGGAATATGCATTGCAGCTACAACAAAGTGCAGTCCCCAGAGAACCATACGAGGACAGCACAACAGATGTTTCGTCAGCTTTTGTGATGAGTTATAACAGTTTCTCAAATGAAGAAGGTTGTTTGCAGATTGGTGATGACGATGAATCAGACACGAAGGCCATGTTCTCCTAA
- the LOC110622633 gene encoding transcription factor TGA2.3: MGTRTADVTGQNDNNALTEMPSFVPSIPNSNPMGTEGNSIRSRISSFGTLEQSLGFRIEDAVDLSRNPVFNQLKSSSQAIGTDVQFGTLNKSPAPSDVNLSSAVVRTQTLPLQKESQSNPVTMLGSHRENWGETNVGDGSPRTDTSTDDTNDKNQRFERGQSTAVMASDSSDKSKEKTGDQKTLRRLAQNREAARKSRLRKKAYVQQLESSRLKLTQLEQELQRARQQGIFISSSGDQSHSMSGNGALAFDVEYARWLEEHNRQINELRAAVNSHAGDTELRTIVDNVIAHFNDIFRLKGVAAKADVFHILSGMWKTPAERCFMWIGGFRSSELLKLLVNQLEPLTEQQLMGIYNLQQSSQQAEDALSQGMEALQQSLAETLANGTPGSSGSSGNVANYMGQMAMAMGKLGTLEGFLRQADNLRQQTLEQMHRVLTTRQSARALLAINDYFSRLRALSSLWLARPRE; the protein is encoded by the exons ATGGGTACTAGAACAGCTGATGTTACTGGACAAAATGATAATAACGCTTTGACAGAGATGCCGAGTTTTGTCCCCTCAATACCCAATTCTAATCCCAT GGGCACGGAAGGAAATAGTATCCGCTCTCGAATTTCAAGTTTTGGAACTCTTGAACAGTCTCTTGGATTTCGCATAGAAGATGCTGTTGATCTTAGCAGAA ATCCTGTATTTAATCAGTTAAAATCAAGTAGCCAGGCAATAGGCACTGATGTCCAATTTGGCACTTTGAATAAG TCGCCTGCACCTTCAGATGTAAATCTGTCTTCTGCTGTTGTGCGTACTCAAACATTGCCACTGCAAAAAGAATCACAATCGAATCCTGTTACTATGCTTGGTAGCCATCGTGAAAATTGGGGGGAGACCAATGTTGGAGATGGAAGTCCTAGAACTGATACCTCAACAGATGACACAAATGACAAAAATCAGAGG TTTGAAAGAGGACAATCAACAGCAGTCATGGCATCTGATTCTAGTGACAAATCAAAGGAAAAGACAGGGGACCAGAAG aCATTGCGCAGACTAGCTCAAAATCGTGAAGCTGCCAGAAAAAGTAGGCTAAGGAAAAAA GCATATGTACAACAATTGGAAAGCAGTCGGCTGAAGCTTACTCAACTTGAGCAAGAGCTGCAAAGAGCCCGTCAACAG GGCATTTTTATTTCAAGCTCGGGAGATCAATCCCATTCAATGAGTGGAAATG GTGCCTTGGCATTTGATGTAGAATATGCACGGTGGCTAGAAGAACACAACAGGCAGATAAATGAGCTGAGAGCTGCAGTTAATTCACATGCAGGAGACACTGAACTTCGTACTATTGTTGACAATGTCATAGCACACTTCAATGACATTTTCAGGCTGAAGGGTGTTGCAGCCAAAGCCGATGTTTTCCACATCTTGTCAGGAATGTGGAAGACGCCAGCAGAACGGTGTTTCATGTGGATAGGTGGTTTCCGCTCATCTGAGCTCCTGAAA CTTCTTGTGAATCAATTGGAGCCTCTAACTGAGCAACAGTTAATGGGCATCTACAATTTGCAACAATCATCCCAACAGGCTGAAGATGCTTTGTCACAAGGAATGGAAGCACTACAGCAATCTTTGGCCGAGACACTGGCCAATGGCACTCCTGGTTCATCTGGTTCTTCTGGGAATGTGGCAAACTACATGGGTCAGATGGCCATGGCCATGGGAAAGCTTGGAACTCTAGAGGGGTTCCTTCGCcag GCTGATAATCTGAGACAGCAAACACTTGAACAAATGCACCGTGTATTGACAACCCGGCAGTCGGCTCGTGCCCTTCTGGCAATAAATGATTATTTCTCTAGGCTTCGAGCCCTTAGTTCTCTCTGGTTGGCACGTCCACGTGAATGA
- the LOC122724685 gene encoding probable receptor-like protein kinase At5g24010, translating into MKSSLSPFTLLLDDILQLGCTVRLNDCHSSSSELLLLLLMHIRLRALSLHSLYKDQISMAKFLYHLLLIKFLYLLLLSSSAYTSATNYSINCGSESTVSLLDDRTFVGDENSDSFSAGNGVSISSASVLPAGTSPLYQTARIYRQLSYYELTIADNGTYLLRFHFLAFSSEGTNLSDALFSVSTSKFLLLSNFSVKNTTHLPVIKEFFLTINADKFRIYFKPDTETSFAFVNALEVLILPNDFIKDEYAVAVPPLGTVNGTFLLSNAFQTLYRIDVGQDARISNDPFWRDWVGDDPYLIPGSSAKNCTFYSGKLNQAPGAVEDIAPDLVYKTCKEVSMDNGGASNFSNITWSFNVRKKAKLLVRLHFCDTFSVSPGTLKFDLYIYTKFNWVIDPSNVTAGTLAAPIFWDCVLESDDSGYVNFSIGPNVDSEKKDAFLHGLEIMEFLMTNTSMDLDHLRFGHRSKRLNLVIGLSVGGVGLISILIILFLFGLRRRRAKPVKALFLKDVVPPGRGRPHSWITSATVISSPVPNLNLKLKMPFSDIIAATRDFDNELLIGEGGFGKVYKGTLPNGIKVAVKRSDSSHGQGLPEFQTEVTVLSKIRHRHLVSLIGYCYEGSEMTLVYEFMEKGTLREHLYTWKNNSKSSSVLPKLTWKQRLEICIGAAKGLHYLHTGSDGGIIHRDVKSTNILLDEHYVAKVADFGLSQAGPPDPDHFRTGLIGSFGYLDPEYVRTLELTDKSDVYSFGVVLLEVVCARPPIVNSSRREEINLAEWAMLWQKKGQLEKIMDPSLAGEINPKSLRKFGEIAEKCLEVEGAKRPTMLDVYWDLEYALQLQHSAVPREPHEDSTTDVSSAFVMTLSYNSFSNEEGCLQIGDDDESDTKAMFSQLMIDGPR; encoded by the coding sequence ATGAAGTCTTCCTTATCTCCTTTCACACTTCTATTGGATGATATTCTGCAACTTGGTTGCACAGTTAGGCTCAATGATTGCCATTCATCTTCTTCAgagttgctgctgctgctgctaatGCACATCAGACTCAGAGCTCTCTCTCTTCACTCTCTTTACAAAGATCAAATTTCAATGGCAAAGTTTCTTTACCATCTCCTTCTCATCAAGTTCCTTTATCTTCTACTTCTTTCATCATCTGCTTACACTTCAGCAACAAATTACTCCATAAACTGTGGATCAGAGTCCACCGTTAGTCTTCTTGATGACCGGACTTTTGTTGGTGATGAaaattctgattctttctctgcaGGAAATGGTGTTTCTATCAGCAGTGCTTCAGTATTACCTGCAGGTACTTCTCCTCTCTATCAAACCGCAAGAATTTACAGGCAGCTATCATATTATGAGCTCACAATCGCCGATAATGGCACATACTTGTTACGCTTTCATTTCCTCGCTTTCAGCTCCGAAGGGACTAATCTTTCTGATGCTTTATTCAGTGTTTCCACTTCAAAATTCTTGCTCTTGTCAAATTTTAGTGTCAAGAACACTACCCATTTACCAGTAATCAAAGAGTTCTTTCTAACTATCAATGCAGACAAGTTCAGAATTTACTTCAAACCTGATACAGAGACTTCTTTTGCTTTCGTTAATGCCCTGGAAGTCCTTATTCTTCCTAACGACTTCATCAAGGATGAATATGCTGTTGCAGTCCCTCCCTTAGGAACCGTAAATGGTACTTTCCTGCTGTCCAATGCTTTTCAGACATTATATAGAATAGATGTTGGACAGGACGCTAGAATATCGAATGATCCCTTCTGGAGGGACTGGGTGGGTGATGATCCTTATCTAATTCCTGGGTCTTCTGCAAAAAACTGTACTTTTTATTCTGGTAAGCTTAATCAGGCTCCTGGAGCGGTTGAAGACATTGCCCCTGATCTCGTGTACAAGACTTGCAAAGAAGTGAGCATGGATAATGGAGGGGCTTCAAATTTTTCTAACATAACTTGGAGTTTCAATGTGAGAAAGAAAGCTAAGCTTCTTGTCCGCCTTCACTTCTGCGACACATTCAGTGTTTCACCTGGTACTTTAAAGTTTGATCTATACATATATACAAAGTTTAACTGGGTTATTGATCCTTCCAACGTTACAGCTGGTACTTTGGCAGCTCCAATTTTCTGGGATTGTGTCCTTGAATCTGATGATTCTGGATATGTGAATTTCAGTATAGGCCCTAACGTTGATTCTGAAAAGAAAGATGCCTTTCTACATGGATTGGAGATTATGGAGTTTCTGATGACAAATACAAGCATGGATTTAGACCATCTCCGATTCGGACATCGAAGCAAACGTCTCAATCTTGTAATTGGATTGTCAGTTGGGGGTGTGGGTTTGATTTCCATTTTGATAATCTTGTTCCTATTTGGTCTGAGACGCAGGAGAGCTAAGCCTGTTAAAGCTTTGTTTCTGAAAGATGTCGTTCCTCCAGGGAGAGGGAGGCCTCACAGTTGGATAACTTCAGCAACTGTCATTTCCTCCCCTGTTCCAAATTTGAACCTCAAGTTAAAGATGCCTTTCTCTGATATAATTGCTGCTACCAGGGACTTTGACAACGAGTTGTTGATTGGTGAGGGTGGATTTGGCAAAGTTTATAAAGGAACTCTTCCCAATGGAATTAAGGTGGCTGTTAAACGAAGCGATTCAAGCCATGGCCAGGGTCTTCCAGAATTCCAGACTGAAGTTACAGTCCTATCCAAAATTCGCCACCGTCACCTTGTTTCCTTAATTGGGTACTGCTATGAAGGATCTGAGATGACACTGGTTTATGAATTCATGGAAAAGGGGACTCTGAGAGAACACCTGTACACCTGGAAGAACAACTCAAAGTCTTCATCTGTACTGCCAAAATTGACTTGGAAACAAAGGCTTGAAATCTGCATAGGTGCAGCTAAAGGTCTTCATTATCTTCACACAGGTTCTGATGGAGGAATCATTCACCGAGATGTTAAGTCAACAAACATCTTGCTAGATGAACATTATGTGGCAAAAGTTGCTGATTTTGGTCTTTCACAGGCAGGCCCACCTGATCCAGACCATTTCAGAACGGGTCTGATTGGAAGCTTTGGCTATCTTGATCCTGAATATGTGAGAACTCTTGAGTTAACTGATAAATCAGATGTCTACTCATTTGGTGTGGTACTGCTTGAAGTGGTTTGTGCTCGACCTCCTATAGTTAACTCATCCAGGAGGGAGGAAATAAACTTAGCTGAATGGGCGATGTTGTGGCAAAAGAAAGGGCAACTAGAAAAAATTATGGACCCTTCACTGGCTGGTGAGATTAATCCCAAGTCACTGAGAAAGTTTGGCGAAATAGCTGAGAAGTGCTTGGAGGTTGAAGGAGCTAAGAGGCCTACgatgcttgatgtgtattgGGACTTGGAATATGCACTGCAGCTACAACACAGTGCAGTCCCCAGAGAACCACACGAGGACAGCACAACAGATGTTTCGTCAGCTTTTGTGATGACTCTGAGTTATAACAGTTTCTCAAATGAAGAAGGTTGTTTGCAGATTGGTGATGACGATGAATCAGACACGAAGGCCATGTTCTCCCAATTGATGATTGATGGTCCCAGATAA